The sequence CGGATAATCAGTAAAATATCCGTCAACTTTTAATACATCTCTGTAATACTTCACTTCTTCCTGGTAACTTTGAAATCCCTTCCCCACTCTTTCAGTATTAAATGTATAAGCATGAACTAAAAATCCCAGTTCTTTGGCATATCTGTAATAATCTTCCTTACTTTTATTTCCGTAAATAAGACTCTTATCCGGTCCTATGGCATCTGCATACTTTTTCATTTCATCCAGTCCGTTTTTTGTGTAAAAATATTTATAATTATACTTTTCTTTTTTACCATCACGAAATACTTTTATATCCCCGCTTTTTCTTTTCGGTATCAGTTGAACCAGCTTATAATCAACACCATACTCAGGATTCATTTCATTTTTTACTCTTTGTAATTCTGTACTGTCATATGACTGTATAAAAATTTCGTCCTGTTTATCATTATAATTATATTTTTTCAATACATCAAACAGAGCAATTGTGGTATCCTTGCCTTCACTTTTATAAAACCATACATCTTTCAGTTCAGGATAAATTCCTAATTTTCCATTATTTTTTTTATTATAATCTTCCACCAAGTCCAGCACTTCTTCAAAAGAAGCTATTTTGGCAGCATCGTCAGAATTATAGTCCCTGTTTTTAAACTGCTCAAATTTAAACTTCCACAAAATAAAATAACGGTTCGTCACACGCAGTGTTTTCAGCTCATTAAGAGTAAAATCAACAACATAATATTTTCCGTTTTTCCTAGTCCTGTTCTTTGGAAAAACCTGTTTCACATTAGTAACATTATCAAGGACAGTATCATGAAAAACAATAAGTTTATCGTCCTTAGTCATTTGAAGATCCTGTTCCAGATAATCAGCGAAATATTTCGCACTATTAAAGGATTCTAAAGTATTTTCAGGATATTTTCCGCTGTTTCCTCTGTGTGCAATAACTACTGTATCACTAAAAACAGCCATTGAAAGTAAGAACATAACAGCTAAAATCTTTTTCATATTTTACCCTCCTTTAAATAATTTGCATTTTCCTGCTTTTTATTTTACAATTCATTATATCACATTAATTAAGGAGCATATATGAAAATAATTAATAAATTCCCTTTTGGGGAAGAACTGGCTAATTTTATAAGCCATGCTGCCGGCGGGGTTCTCTCTGTTGCTGCATTAATAATTCTGATAATCCGTGCTGTTTCTCTCGGAAACACTTTAGATATAGTTTCATTCACTATTTTTGGGAGCGCCCTTATACTTATGTATACTACTTCAAGCATTTTTCATGCCTTAAGATGGAATAAGGCAAAGGAAGTATTTGAAATTCTTGATCATTCAGTTATTTACGTTCTTATAGCATCTACATATACTCCTTTTCTTCTTATTGTAGTAGGCGGAAAAGAGGGGATTACACTTTTAGTCATTGAATGGTTTATATGTATTCTCGGAATAGTATTCAAATCTTTTTTTATACAGAAATTTGTTGTTTTTTCCACGCTTTTGTATATTATAATGGGCTGGCTTGTGGTTTTTGTGTGGAATGATCTTCTTGCAAGCATTAACAATCTTTCGCTGTTCTTCCTTATACTTGGAGGAGTTTTCTACACTATCGGTACATTATTTTACATGTGGCGCCTATTCAAGTATCACCATCTTGTATGGCATATATTTGTTATTTTCGGAAGTATTGCACACTTTTTTGCAGTTTATTTTATACTTTAATTTAGGAGAATGAAGATGTACACAAGAATAATAAAAGACAAAATAAGAAAATTTTCTCTGGAGGATAAAATATTAAGACTAAAAAAGAGAAATTATAAAAACGCGGAAAAATATCTGAAAAAATCAAAACAGGAAATCAAATATTTAGGCAATGATTTTCTTATGGACAAAAAAATAATACTATCTATAAAATGTAATGAAATTGTTGCTGCACTAGAAACTGATCCTGAAAAAAGGGCTGCTGAAATGTATGCTGTCGGCTTTTCATATTCATTACTGGATAAAAGTAAAACTGCCAAAAGATACTATATGAGTGCTGCTAAAAATGGAAATCCCCGTGCAATAAATGCTTTAGGAGTTTTATATATAAGAGAAAAAAAGTATACTGCTGCTCTGAAATTTTTAGAGCAGGCTTTAAACTCCGGATATAATATGGCTCTTCATAGTTTAGGCTTCTTGTATTTTAAGATGAAAAAATATGATCTGTCAGAAGAATATTATAAAAAATCAATTGATTCAGAACCTAAAGATTTTGGCGAAAAATTCTATAAATCAGAAGCAAT is a genomic window of Sebaldella sp. S0638 containing:
- a CDS encoding tetratricopeptide repeat protein, translated to MYTRIIKDKIRKFSLEDKILRLKKRNYKNAEKYLKKSKQEIKYLGNDFLMDKKIILSIKCNEIVAALETDPEKRAAEMYAVGFSYSLLDKSKTAKRYYMSAAKNGNPRAINALGVLYIREKKYTAALKFLEQALNSGYNMALHSLGFLYFKMKKYDLSEEYYKKSIDSEPKDFGEKFYKSEAMCNLGILYEKLNKEELAVEYYKMGVDYNNHPRSMFYLGKFYQSKNRFDLAEEYYKMAAEEDYSPAKYYLKELAKKDH
- the glpQ gene encoding glycerophosphodiester phosphodiesterase; its protein translation is MKKILAVMFLLSMAVFSDTVVIAHRGNSGKYPENTLESFNSAKYFADYLEQDLQMTKDDKLIVFHDTVLDNVTNVKQVFPKNRTRKNGKYYVVDFTLNELKTLRVTNRYFILWKFKFEQFKNRDYNSDDAAKIASFEEVLDLVEDYNKKNNGKLGIYPELKDVWFYKSEGKDTTIALFDVLKKYNYNDKQDEIFIQSYDSTELQRVKNEMNPEYGVDYKLVQLIPKRKSGDIKVFRDGKKEKYNYKYFYTKNGLDEMKKYADAIGPDKSLIYGNKSKEDYYRYAKELGFLVHAYTFNTERVGKGFQSYQEEVKYYRDVLKVDGYFTDYPGIEIK
- a CDS encoding hemolysin III family protein encodes the protein MKIINKFPFGEELANFISHAAGGVLSVAALIILIIRAVSLGNTLDIVSFTIFGSALILMYTTSSIFHALRWNKAKEVFEILDHSVIYVLIASTYTPFLLIVVGGKEGITLLVIEWFICILGIVFKSFFIQKFVVFSTLLYIIMGWLVVFVWNDLLASINNLSLFFLILGGVFYTIGTLFYMWRLFKYHHLVWHIFVIFGSIAHFFAVYFIL